A single genomic interval of Desulfonatronum sp. SC1 harbors:
- a CDS encoding TnsD family Tn7-like transposition protein — protein MASFHGLEVLNFPVPYPEELIYSTIARAGIRQGITSPKELLDEIFQSRGIIATIDLPNHLSAVSRLLPKKYSAEEIIYNHTLFPIYAPFVPEERRKRCLEWMRKKSQGAVHLALGVTASRIKVPRYIRYCPRCILAQNNEHGEYYWIRGWQVPGIESCSKHGYLINTQLLRSNAERHRFIAAAPEYCPQVPQNQCASTSTWISIQVQQLLERSIRPSASYEQWTTYYKDLAFQYGFNRGNGHIRHHAVKEKVLRAWPIDWLAKYNLTPTESDDNETDWLRSIFRKHRKCFSYLQHIVVNQAIVGESWCIDNVLDQVQQYLVKKRLPSFQKTQSIKLDLAPDQENWQRLLSFHSPTKARKISPALYGRLYRSHLPWLLEVNACHADDRSGFALRRKVDWNARDQEYLQVLRQVTASLDGSADGPRRSKAYFHKLAGLSTTFQKNLNRMPLSEAFLDDHVESVEGYQIRRLRNSFQELQQQFDTPPLWRLLRKAKLSKERLTEASKHYLNILDL, from the coding sequence TTGGCTTCGTTCCATGGCTTAGAAGTGCTGAATTTCCCCGTACCATATCCAGAGGAGCTAATTTACAGCACCATTGCCAGAGCTGGTATTCGACAAGGTATAACAAGTCCAAAAGAGCTGCTGGATGAAATATTTCAGTCGCGTGGAATAATTGCCACAATTGATTTACCCAATCATCTTTCAGCAGTATCTCGTTTACTACCAAAAAAATATAGTGCCGAAGAAATAATATACAACCACACACTTTTTCCAATTTATGCACCATTTGTTCCTGAAGAACGCCGTAAGCGATGCCTGGAGTGGATGCGTAAAAAATCTCAAGGTGCAGTACATTTGGCATTAGGAGTTACAGCGTCCCGAATTAAAGTTCCTCGATACATTCGCTATTGTCCACGCTGCATTTTGGCACAAAATAATGAACATGGAGAATATTATTGGATACGAGGTTGGCAAGTACCAGGGATAGAGTCATGTTCAAAGCACGGCTATTTGATCAACACTCAATTGTTACGATCAAATGCAGAACGTCATAGGTTCATTGCTGCAGCACCAGAATATTGTCCTCAAGTTCCACAAAATCAATGCGCATCCACCTCCACGTGGATATCAATACAAGTACAGCAATTACTTGAACGCTCCATTCGACCATCCGCTTCTTATGAACAATGGACGACCTATTATAAGGATCTAGCTTTCCAATATGGTTTTAACCGTGGGAACGGACACATTAGACATCATGCTGTTAAAGAAAAAGTACTACGGGCTTGGCCAATTGATTGGCTGGCAAAATATAACCTCACGCCCACTGAGTCAGACGATAATGAAACAGATTGGTTGCGATCAATATTTCGCAAACATAGAAAATGTTTCAGCTATCTTCAACATATCGTGGTGAACCAGGCAATTGTTGGCGAATCATGGTGCATCGACAACGTTCTCGATCAAGTTCAACAATATCTTGTTAAAAAACGACTACCGTCATTTCAGAAAACTCAATCTATAAAATTGGATCTTGCCCCAGACCAAGAAAACTGGCAACGACTTTTATCGTTTCATTCACCCACAAAAGCTAGAAAAATTTCGCCAGCCCTTTACGGCAGGCTTTATCGAAGCCACCTGCCTTGGTTATTGGAAGTTAATGCTTGTCACGCTGACGATCGGTCTGGCTTTGCATTAAGACGTAAAGTTGACTGGAATGCTAGAGATCAAGAGTATTTACAGGTCCTTCGTCAAGTAACTGCCTCTCTGGATGGCAGCGCAGATGGACCAAGACGCTCTAAAGCATATTTTCACAAGTTGGCAGGTTTATCCACAACATTTCAAAAAAATCTTAACCGCATGCCACTTTCAGAAGCTTTTTTGGATGACCATGTGGAAAGCGTTGAAGGTTATCAGATTAGAAGGTTGCGAAATTCATTTCAAGAATTACAACAACAATTTGATACACCACCTCTTTGGCGTTTACTAAGAAAAGCAAAACTGAGTAAAGAAAGATTAACAGAAGCATCAAAACATTACTTAAACATTTTGGATTTGTGA
- a CDS encoding TnsA endonuclease N-terminal domain-containing protein, translated as MTIINFDSRSSKWIKQGRGQGTGKDYQPWLTVRDLPSSGRSHRVWGFQTQRTHHLLSDLELKAFFLFDWNPVVTDLREQYPLALDDTLEIAKKSCIRHPEFRGQVQVMTTDFLVDTNRAELPKFAIQVKTSSDLFNPRVIEKLEIERQYWKKHKVPWYLLTEKQIPKSVTENISWLYPSQLMLEIEDLLEMAPLYMNFFHKNPAVKISQAAMMLDQAYSLENGESLQKI; from the coding sequence ATGACAATTATCAATTTCGATTCCCGTTCTTCCAAATGGATAAAACAGGGACGTGGGCAGGGCACCGGAAAAGACTACCAGCCTTGGCTAACGGTAAGGGACCTGCCTTCTTCTGGCAGGTCCCATCGTGTCTGGGGATTCCAAACACAACGTACCCACCATTTACTCTCTGATCTTGAACTCAAAGCCTTTTTTTTGTTCGACTGGAATCCAGTCGTAACAGACCTTCGAGAACAATACCCTCTCGCACTCGACGATACCTTAGAGATCGCAAAAAAATCTTGCATCCGTCACCCAGAATTTCGGGGGCAAGTGCAGGTGATGACGACGGATTTTCTTGTGGATACCAACAGGGCAGAACTTCCGAAATTTGCGATACAAGTCAAAACATCGTCTGATCTCTTCAATCCGAGAGTCATTGAAAAACTTGAAATTGAGCGTCAATATTGGAAGAAGCATAAAGTCCCTTGGTATTTGTTGACAGAAAAACAAATACCTAAGTCCGTGACAGAAAATATTTCTTGGCTTTATCCCTCACAACTTATGCTTGAAATTGAAGATCTGCTCGAGATGGCTCCTCTATACATGAATTTCTTCCACAAAAATCCAGCAGTAAAAATTTCTCAGGCTGCAATGATGCTGGATCAAGCATATTCGCTTGAAAACGGTGAATCTCTGCAAAAAATTTGA
- a CDS encoding Tn7-like element transposition protein TnsE — MYIKDIESNSRIISIGSLFCYKGRSEWYININLEPVQQKKYLKISQIPVLARHRTLNPLNISLEGNRRIININNSFTWKSETIKYCHIKNIKINEVLNQWCFVFDHDEVRYYSPQIELARVLFYHHANFVRLSLIPGGLAQDFGVECINHKEVKVNILQSCTLPSFVRKDHALRRVLAWILLDSDARKSFESIARYQLQGGNDAESYRTWCFRFDPPKLEKVKLKINGHYDKKSKAFFVYEIHEIANLSCDCPELVVFHDPLFTEKEPGQRHAVRPNSSSNPQVVVDDDQEPNSDKSEMRIDIPKVTFEFANPFRTTLSDKKYGQFAAGQAKDSKKSINETVLEVSTDESNILGTLQSADYDGLEDNSNDAHLYAPKFNAFKQMVDQLVNKQKYIHIRRVIRKLPNIKGFSKHLLTDGNPRCLDFHLINHEGLFFALIEVDTSDNINRLSTLLLKQQISTFDWDRQLKHLEIQLLKCSLNWPTSFLKTTFGSDFKRIPHPKTASTNKSLLEQESIHHWAERVHSKIH; from the coding sequence ATGTATATCAAAGATATAGAAAGTAATAGCAGAATAATCAGTATTGGATCATTATTTTGTTACAAAGGCAGATCAGAATGGTATATTAATATAAATCTAGAACCCGTCCAACAAAAAAAATATCTTAAAATTTCACAGATTCCGGTGCTTGCGAGACATAGGACATTAAATCCTTTGAATATATCTCTAGAAGGTAACAGAAGGATAATTAACATAAACAACTCTTTCACATGGAAATCAGAAACAATAAAATATTGCCATATAAAAAACATTAAAATTAATGAAGTCTTGAACCAATGGTGCTTCGTATTTGATCATGATGAAGTAAGGTACTACTCGCCACAAATAGAGCTCGCGAGGGTTCTGTTTTACCATCATGCAAATTTTGTTAGATTATCGCTTATTCCTGGAGGTCTCGCTCAGGATTTCGGAGTTGAGTGTATAAATCATAAAGAAGTAAAAGTGAATATTTTGCAAAGCTGTACACTTCCATCTTTTGTAAGAAAAGATCATGCACTTAGACGTGTCTTGGCTTGGATATTACTTGATAGTGATGCACGAAAATCGTTCGAAAGTATTGCTCGCTATCAACTCCAGGGTGGTAACGACGCTGAAAGTTATCGCACCTGGTGTTTTCGATTTGATCCTCCAAAGCTCGAAAAGGTTAAGCTGAAGATTAATGGACATTATGATAAGAAATCGAAGGCTTTTTTTGTCTACGAGATTCACGAAATTGCTAATCTCTCATGCGACTGCCCCGAATTGGTTGTTTTCCATGATCCCCTTTTCACTGAAAAGGAACCCGGACAAAGGCATGCGGTGCGACCAAATTCATCTTCCAATCCTCAAGTAGTCGTCGACGATGATCAAGAGCCTAATTCTGATAAATCAGAAATGCGAATTGATATTCCAAAGGTAACATTTGAATTTGCAAATCCTTTCCGCACAACTCTCAGCGACAAGAAGTACGGTCAATTTGCAGCAGGTCAGGCAAAAGATTCAAAAAAGTCAATAAATGAAACAGTTCTAGAAGTTAGTACTGATGAATCAAATATACTGGGAACTCTGCAATCCGCTGATTATGATGGGCTTGAGGACAATAGCAATGATGCTCACCTTTATGCTCCTAAATTTAATGCCTTTAAGCAAATGGTCGACCAGCTAGTAAATAAACAAAAATACATACATATACGACGAGTAATTCGAAAGCTTCCTAATATAAAAGGTTTTTCTAAGCATTTGCTCACAGATGGCAATCCACGTTGCTTAGACTTTCATCTTATCAACCATGAAGGGTTATTCTTCGCTTTAATTGAAGTTGATACTTCGGATAACATTAACCGATTATCAACACTGTTACTGAAACAACAGATCTCAACGTTTGACTGGGATCGACAGTTAAAACACCTTGAAATCCAACTATTGAAGTGCTCGCTTAATTGGCCCACATCATTTCTCAAAACGACTTTTGGCAGTGATTTCAAACGCATTCCTCATCCCAAGACAGCCTCAACAAATAAGTCCTTGTTGGAACAGGAATCTATTCATCATTGGGCAGAGCGCGTTCATTCGAAAATTCATTAA
- a CDS encoding AAA family ATPase, translating into MTLPEGMVNAVYHETEISRYQGNPLIEALPPILDVQKLRLGLASNIEFNPTDIYLAKQTRIHVISQLLDSFFQPLSRHVHLELKLSIMLRQGYVGRNLATGLLNSHIQNGYERIQQGNLSVYRFEHVQSTAKSMVLIGCSGSGKTVSLNRILATYPKMIYHEKYNFIQIVFLKIDCPHDGSLKSLCHNFFREIDSIMSTNYVRRYVQKRHSVETLIALMAQIANTHAIGLLVIDEIQHLNVKNSGGAERMLNFFVTLVNEISVPIVMVGTPKASPIFEMDLRSARRGAGFGSILWEPLSKPSSDEDVSQTEWGAFTTCLWKYQWLTKANDITNDIRDTWYDLSQGIMDIVIKLFVLSQIRAIVTGIERITPDLIQKVYEDELKPIHPMINALRSGDISKIARFSDLTIPDVDIKILEFSKLLQSKQEKTNKLPKYQGNDKAIRLHNLLVDMGFESDLLEPLINRALNEHPGLTMKDWTMLVIKWSQDGDIKKVTPKPKAKIIKMKDWHTLDSRDLRFLRSQADTEDKFQDSLNREGIFFDTENWLRSMA; encoded by the coding sequence ATGACGCTACCGGAAGGGATGGTTAATGCAGTTTATCATGAAACTGAGATTAGTAGGTACCAAGGAAACCCGCTTATTGAAGCATTGCCTCCAATTTTGGACGTACAAAAACTGAGATTAGGATTGGCCAGCAATATAGAATTCAATCCAACAGACATCTACCTCGCCAAGCAAACACGAATTCATGTGATATCTCAATTATTGGATAGCTTCTTCCAGCCATTATCACGTCATGTTCATCTGGAATTAAAACTCTCAATTATGCTTCGCCAAGGATATGTTGGCCGGAATCTCGCAACCGGACTTTTGAATTCTCACATTCAGAATGGGTACGAACGTATACAGCAAGGAAATCTCAGCGTTTATCGTTTTGAACATGTTCAGTCCACCGCAAAAAGCATGGTTCTTATTGGTTGTTCGGGATCGGGAAAAACAGTTTCACTGAATCGAATCCTCGCCACATATCCCAAAATGATCTATCATGAAAAATATAATTTTATACAGATTGTTTTCCTCAAGATTGACTGTCCCCATGACGGTTCTTTGAAAAGCTTGTGTCACAACTTTTTCAGAGAAATTGATTCGATCATGTCTACAAACTATGTTCGCAGATATGTACAAAAAAGGCACAGCGTTGAAACACTTATCGCATTGATGGCGCAAATCGCAAATACGCATGCGATTGGTCTTTTGGTCATTGATGAAATTCAACATTTAAATGTCAAGAACTCGGGTGGCGCAGAGCGAATGCTCAACTTTTTTGTCACGCTGGTAAACGAGATCTCTGTTCCCATTGTGATGGTTGGTACTCCTAAGGCAAGTCCAATTTTTGAGATGGATTTACGATCTGCACGCCGAGGAGCAGGGTTTGGATCAATTTTATGGGAACCGCTAAGCAAACCTTCATCGGATGAGGATGTGTCTCAAACAGAATGGGGAGCTTTCACCACCTGCCTGTGGAAATACCAGTGGCTTACCAAGGCAAACGATATAACGAATGATATCCGCGATACTTGGTATGACCTTTCCCAAGGTATCATGGACATCGTCATTAAATTGTTTGTCCTGTCTCAGATACGAGCTATTGTAACCGGTATTGAACGGATTACCCCTGATTTAATTCAAAAGGTGTACGAGGACGAACTCAAACCTATCCACCCTATGATTAATGCTTTACGCTCAGGGGATATCTCGAAGATAGCACGCTTTTCAGACCTGACAATTCCTGATGTGGATATAAAAATTTTGGAATTTAGTAAGTTGCTGCAATCAAAACAGGAGAAAACTAATAAACTTCCAAAATACCAAGGAAATGATAAAGCGATAAGACTACATAATTTGCTTGTTGACATGGGCTTTGAATCAGATTTACTGGAGCCTCTGATAAATCGAGCACTAAATGAACATCCTGGCCTGACAATGAAGGACTGGACGATGTTGGTTATTAAATGGAGTCAAGATGGTGATATTAAGAAAGTGACGCCGAAGCCGAAGGCCAAAATAATCAAAATGAAAGATTGGCATACTTTGGATTCACGAGATCTACGCTTTCTACGGTCTCAGGCTGATACCGAAGATAAATTCCAGGATTCCTTAAATCGTGAAGGCATTTTCTTTGACACTGAAAATTGGCTTCGTTCCATGGCTTAG
- the glmS gene encoding glutamine--fructose-6-phosphate transaminase (isomerizing) codes for MCGIIGYAGHRPAVPIIVEGLKRLEYRGYDSAGVAFAQHDELHVIRAEGKLCELETRLNGQDMFHATTALGHTRWATHGLPVERNAHPHRDPKGRLALVHNGIIENYQSLREMLKGKGRTFFSDTDSEVLVQLVAELWTADISLREAFSRALAQVEGTYAAALLNLDEPNRIWAARKSSPLLLGVGVGENFVASDIPAFLSYTRDVVFLEDGELVELDPFSWQVFDTATLSPLEKQVHHITWDFQAAQKGGYRHFMLKEIFEQPAVIGNCLAGRVDAKALSVALPELDDMPIPAQIQIVACGTSYHAGLWGQHLLESWAKIPVRVEIASEFRYRNPLFMPNDLVLAISQSGETADTLAGMRLAKEHGVPVLGLCNVVGSSVARDADGVIYTQAGPEISVASTKAMCSQLVLLTLLALYWGRRKGTLSREVETSIITGLFGLPQILEAELPRLRGKAQELAPEYSTARSFFYLGRGPAYPLALEGALKLKEISYIHAEGYAAGEMKHGPIALIEPEFPTFALALNDALLPKVVSNLVEVQARNGRVIALCQSGFDLNVDHAWEIPQVYGPLNTFLALPALQLFAYEMAVYLGKDVDQPRNLAKSVTVE; via the coding sequence ATGTGCGGAATCATCGGTTATGCGGGGCACAGGCCTGCCGTGCCCATCATCGTGGAAGGACTGAAGCGTCTGGAGTACCGCGGCTACGATTCCGCGGGCGTGGCCTTTGCGCAGCATGACGAGCTGCACGTCATCCGGGCCGAAGGCAAGCTGTGCGAGCTGGAAACCCGTCTCAACGGCCAGGACATGTTTCACGCCACCACGGCCCTGGGCCATACCCGATGGGCGACCCACGGCCTGCCCGTGGAGCGCAACGCCCATCCCCATCGTGACCCGAAAGGCCGTTTGGCCTTGGTGCATAACGGGATCATCGAGAACTACCAATCGCTGCGGGAAATGCTCAAAGGCAAAGGGCGCACGTTTTTCTCGGATACGGACTCCGAAGTACTGGTCCAACTCGTTGCCGAGTTGTGGACAGCCGACATCTCCCTACGCGAGGCGTTCAGCCGGGCTCTTGCCCAGGTTGAAGGCACCTATGCCGCGGCCCTGCTCAACCTGGACGAACCGAATCGAATCTGGGCGGCCCGCAAATCCAGCCCGCTGTTGCTGGGCGTGGGCGTGGGAGAAAACTTCGTGGCCTCGGACATTCCGGCGTTTCTGAGCTACACCCGTGACGTCGTCTTCCTGGAGGACGGCGAACTGGTGGAACTGGATCCCTTTTCCTGGCAGGTCTTCGACACCGCCACCCTTTCCCCCCTGGAAAAGCAAGTCCACCACATCACCTGGGACTTCCAGGCCGCGCAAAAAGGCGGCTACCGCCACTTCATGCTCAAGGAAATCTTCGAGCAGCCCGCAGTGATCGGCAATTGCCTGGCCGGACGCGTGGACGCCAAGGCCTTGTCCGTGGCCCTGCCGGAGTTGGACGATATGCCCATCCCGGCTCAGATCCAGATCGTGGCCTGCGGCACGTCCTATCATGCCGGGCTATGGGGCCAACATCTGCTGGAGTCCTGGGCGAAAATCCCGGTTCGCGTGGAAATCGCCTCGGAATTCCGGTACCGGAATCCGCTTTTCATGCCGAACGACCTCGTCCTGGCCATCAGTCAGTCCGGGGAAACCGCGGACACCCTTGCCGGGATGCGCCTGGCCAAGGAACACGGCGTGCCCGTCCTCGGACTGTGCAACGTGGTGGGATCCAGCGTGGCCCGGGACGCGGACGGCGTGATTTACACCCAGGCCGGGCCGGAAATCAGCGTGGCCTCCACCAAGGCCATGTGCAGCCAGCTCGTCCTGTTGACCTTACTGGCCCTCTACTGGGGCCGCCGCAAAGGGACACTGTCCCGGGAAGTGGAAACGTCGATCATCACCGGGCTGTTCGGCCTGCCCCAAATCCTGGAGGCCGAACTGCCCCGCTTGCGCGGCAAGGCCCAGGAACTGGCCCCGGAATACAGCACGGCACGTAGCTTTTTCTACCTCGGCCGAGGGCCGGCCTACCCTCTGGCTCTGGAAGGCGCCTTGAAACTCAAGGAAATTTCCTACATCCACGCCGAAGGCTACGCAGCCGGAGAAATGAAACACGGCCCCATCGCCCTGATCGAGCCGGAATTTCCCACCTTCGCCCTAGCCCTGAACGACGCCCTGCTGCCCAAGGTCGTTTCCAATCTGGTGGAAGTCCAGGCCCGCAACGGTCGGGTCATCGCCTTGTGCCAGTCCGGATTCGACCTTAACGTGGACCACGCCTGGGAGATCCCCCAGGTTTACGGCCCCCTGAACACCTTTCTGGCCCTGCCAGCCCTGCAGCTCTTCGCCTACGAGATGGCCGTCTACCTGGGCAAGGACGTGGACCAGCCCCGCAATTTGGCCAAGAGCGTGACGGTGGAGTGA
- a CDS encoding ABC transporter permease, whose translation MPTSLFSTLSAYRDLVVNLSARELKGRYSGTVLGFFWSILNPLFMAIIYMVFLRLLIGRGVPTEDILIGVFAWQYTGQAVFGGQNCISGNANLVKKVSFPRVLLPMSFTAGNLIHFLLTLGVQLVLLTGILLWKGSMLSMWVVLLPLLVAYHSLFNLALTFLVSTSHVYFRDTNHIVSIAMSAWFFMTPVMYNLSFIDRFMERAPWAWNLYLLNPMAGIVTAYRALQIPESTFPWSWPMVVGLALPIPLLIISYRLFQRYQKYFSDLV comes from the coding sequence ATGCCGACAAGCCTTTTTTCCACACTCAGCGCCTATCGGGATCTCGTGGTCAACCTCAGCGCCCGGGAACTCAAAGGCCGGTACAGCGGCACGGTGCTCGGTTTTTTCTGGAGCATCCTCAACCCGCTGTTCATGGCCATCATCTACATGGTTTTTCTCCGGCTCTTGATCGGTCGGGGAGTGCCCACGGAAGACATCTTGATCGGGGTTTTCGCCTGGCAATATACCGGGCAAGCCGTGTTCGGCGGACAGAACTGCATCAGCGGCAACGCCAACCTGGTAAAAAAAGTCAGCTTTCCGCGCGTCCTGCTGCCCATGTCCTTCACCGCTGGTAACCTGATTCATTTCCTGCTGACCCTGGGGGTCCAGCTCGTGCTGCTGACCGGCATTTTGCTCTGGAAAGGGAGCATGCTCAGTATGTGGGTCGTGCTGCTGCCCCTGCTGGTAGCTTACCACAGTTTATTCAACTTGGCGCTGACATTTTTGGTGTCCACCTCGCACGTGTATTTCCGGGACACCAACCATATCGTGAGCATCGCGATGAGCGCCTGGTTCTTCATGACCCCGGTCATGTACAACCTGTCCTTCATTGACCGCTTCATGGAGCGCGCTCCCTGGGCCTGGAATCTGTATCTGCTCAACCCCATGGCCGGAATCGTCACCGCCTACCGCGCTCTGCAGATTCCGGAGAGCACCTTTCCCTGGTCTTGGCCCATGGTCGTCGGGCTGGCCCTGCCCATACCGCTGTTGATCATCTCCTACCGGTTGTTTCAGCGCTATCAGAAGTATTTTTCCGACCTTGTATAG
- a CDS encoding DDE-type integrase/transposase/recombinase: MLQINDVLMYGEVRHRVLNSTEEGYVLINIDSIHSFPEYISASEVEAAILSESLKKVDDPYKHLVTQLPEQGTVSQKIRDKRLSIINDLIHNPDIYNRTGRGPLVQQVVNKTGIAKKSIYSYLRQYWQRGSTPNALLPDYDNSGGKGKKRSNSGKKLGRPRSISPGEGSIIDAVIERFFRIVLDRYYLTEKNIPIGYAHRRFMDMYESNNPNIPKEEYPTIGQLRYFYEREYIRSERIRLKSNKINYNKDIRPLQSTATVNTHGPGARYEIDATIADIYLLSSDRQKIIGRPILYVVVDVFSRMIAGFYVGLENPSYATAMLALVNAMTDKSKICKSYGYDIASEDWPCIGLPDAILADRGELLGHQIEYLEQAFGVRIETAPPYRGDAKGIVERCFRTIQADFKPYAPGVVTGTTIKKRGGKDYRLDATLTIQDFTKIIIGSILHRNLYSVLTKYDREPDMPSNLPAVPIRIWQWGIQHRSGRLRNVSETALRLALLPRQKVTISDLGIQCFGVFYTCKELMTSGWLNRTRQQRPGPFMAAYDPGIADHIYFFPDKSKPDYWDCYLTDRSREYRGRSMWELWESQKQLRKVTATWKIQEQNSKRNLENIIQETIKKAEKSRPPHIGESKTETLTGIGNNRQEARDLERQQRQSAKKTSGSKSKATVTNLHEQPEDCAIPDFLDELFGDKE; encoded by the coding sequence ATGCTGCAAATCAATGATGTACTTATGTACGGTGAGGTACGGCATCGGGTTCTGAACTCCACTGAAGAAGGGTATGTATTGATCAATATCGATTCAATTCATTCTTTTCCAGAATACATATCTGCATCGGAGGTGGAGGCCGCAATCCTATCAGAATCCCTGAAAAAAGTGGATGACCCTTATAAACATCTTGTTACTCAACTGCCGGAGCAAGGAACAGTTTCTCAGAAAATTCGGGACAAGCGCCTGTCGATCATAAATGATCTGATACACAATCCGGATATTTACAATAGAACAGGCAGAGGGCCATTGGTTCAGCAGGTCGTTAACAAAACCGGAATCGCTAAAAAATCCATATATTCTTATCTTCGGCAGTACTGGCAACGTGGATCGACTCCTAACGCCCTACTTCCGGATTACGATAATTCTGGAGGTAAGGGGAAAAAACGTTCAAACTCCGGGAAAAAATTGGGACGGCCTAGAAGTATCTCACCAGGGGAAGGGTCCATAATTGATGCTGTTATTGAGCGATTTTTCCGTATCGTTCTTGATCGTTATTACCTCACAGAGAAAAACATTCCTATAGGCTACGCTCACCGCCGTTTCATGGATATGTATGAATCCAATAATCCTAATATCCCTAAAGAGGAATATCCTACAATTGGTCAATTGCGATACTTTTATGAAAGAGAATACATTCGTTCAGAACGCATCCGCCTTAAGTCAAATAAAATTAATTATAACAAAGATATAAGACCACTGCAAAGCACAGCAACAGTCAACACCCATGGACCTGGTGCACGATACGAAATTGATGCTACCATTGCAGACATATACCTACTATCTTCGGACAGGCAAAAAATCATTGGCCGCCCAATATTGTACGTTGTTGTTGATGTTTTCAGCAGAATGATAGCCGGTTTTTATGTTGGGCTTGAGAATCCATCTTACGCAACAGCTATGTTGGCCCTAGTCAATGCAATGACAGATAAATCTAAAATATGCAAATCATATGGGTACGATATAGCATCCGAAGACTGGCCTTGCATTGGTTTACCAGATGCAATCCTGGCAGATCGCGGCGAGTTACTTGGCCATCAGATAGAATATCTTGAGCAGGCATTTGGTGTGAGAATTGAGACTGCTCCTCCCTATCGCGGCGATGCCAAAGGCATAGTTGAGAGATGCTTTCGAACGATTCAAGCAGATTTTAAACCATACGCCCCCGGCGTTGTTACAGGAACAACCATAAAAAAAAGAGGCGGCAAGGATTATCGACTAGATGCGACGCTAACCATTCAGGATTTTACGAAAATCATTATCGGCTCAATCCTGCACCGAAACCTGTACTCCGTCCTGACTAAGTATGATCGCGAACCTGATATGCCTAGCAATCTTCCAGCTGTACCAATTCGCATTTGGCAATGGGGAATCCAGCATCGGAGCGGACGCCTGAGGAATGTGTCTGAAACTGCCTTGAGACTTGCCTTGCTTCCCCGACAAAAAGTAACCATTTCAGACCTTGGTATCCAATGTTTTGGTGTTTTTTACACCTGCAAAGAACTAATGACTTCAGGCTGGCTAAATCGAACGAGACAACAGAGGCCTGGCCCATTCATGGCGGCTTATGACCCTGGGATTGCGGATCACATTTATTTTTTCCCGGATAAAAGCAAACCCGATTACTGGGACTGCTACCTGACGGATCGCTCAAGAGAATACAGGGGTCGATCAATGTGGGAGTTATGGGAAAGTCAGAAGCAACTCCGAAAAGTAACAGCAACTTGGAAAATCCAGGAGCAGAATAGCAAAAGAAACCTAGAAAACATAATCCAGGAAACTATAAAAAAGGCAGAGAAATCACGCCCTCCCCATATCGGAGAATCCAAAACGGAAACACTTACTGGCATTGGAAATAACCGACAAGAAGCCCGCGATCTTGAGCGGCAACAACGCCAATCGGCAAAAAAAACTTCAGGGTCTAAATCAAAAGCCACCGTCACCAATTTACATGAACAACCTGAAGATTGTGCAATTCCAGATTTCCTCGATGAACTTTTTGGAGATAAAGAATGA
- the brxF gene encoding BREX-3 system P-loop-containing protein BrxF has translation MAESIHDKIKQYIQAAEGLYHRLVLLAGVTGSGKTGVLRDIAEEFGSSVVNVNLALSGELLELTAKQRSLRLPGILDQIADQAQAPVMLDNLEILFHKDLQQDPLRLLQSISRNRAVVASWNGRLISGRLLYAETGHPEYRSYDSVDALIVCMDGTATVDSAKNNREARQT, from the coding sequence ATGGCCGAATCGATTCACGACAAAATAAAACAATACATACAGGCAGCCGAAGGATTGTATCACCGCTTGGTACTGCTGGCAGGTGTGACCGGTTCCGGCAAGACCGGCGTTCTTCGGGATATTGCCGAGGAGTTCGGATCATCCGTCGTCAACGTCAATCTGGCGCTTTCAGGCGAACTGCTTGAGCTGACGGCAAAGCAACGGTCGCTTCGGCTGCCGGGCATCCTCGACCAGATCGCGGACCAGGCTCAGGCACCCGTGATGCTGGATAATCTCGAAATCCTTTTCCACAAGGATCTCCAGCAGGACCCCTTGCGCCTGCTGCAGTCCATTTCGAGAAACCGGGCCGTGGTGGCTTCGTGGAACGGAAGATTGATTTCCGGGAGGCTTTTGTACGCCGAAACCGGCCATCCCGAGTACCGCAGCTATGACTCGGTCGATGCGCTGATTGTGTGCATGGATGGCACGGCCACGGTTGATTCGGCAAAAAACAATAGAGAGGCACGACAAACATGA